In Dreissena polymorpha isolate Duluth1 chromosome 11, UMN_Dpol_1.0, whole genome shotgun sequence, the genomic window TAGAAAGGCAATGGAAAAGCATTTGACCTATTAGGTATTCTTATCGTAAAACAATCGCATTCAATATACGGAGAACTAGACAGAGAACACTtcattattttaacataatttgatacctacagaatttttttttgcttgtaaAATATAAGTACGAGTCTATTATTTCAACTTGAAATGTTGGTGAAAATGTGCTCTGGTCTTAGATTACTTCAAATCAGGGATacataataagattatttaatttatagtaCACTATTGTACGAATATTAAGAAGAGCTGTGGTTTTAAAGTACTCGTACACGCCTGTAGATATAGAGTTTAAGGATGTGTCTGTATGCATACAGTCATTGCTTGGCAGCATGAAGTATCAATGCAAAAATAGCGTCATTAACCGTTTCTGACGAACTTCCTACATACCCAAACGCTTGACACCGTATAGAAAACTAAGTTTTCGTAGCTGATGATACAtccacaagaaaattgaaatgcAAATGGTACTACACAGTCAAAAGTATACCAATGGAAAGATCTAGGATCCCAAAAGGTGCCTGGTGCTGCTAAAGAAGTGAGCAGTGTGGAAATTCGGAACAGACGATGACATTTTCTGATTATGTGTTATATCAAGGGTATTTgtaagtaaaatgtatttaattacaggTGTAAGCACATGTGCTTCGTGAGTGTTGTTATCGAATActtgacaaaattaattaaagtttggaggaTATTCATCATTTCAATGTTGATGCCTTAAAGGGACAGGAGCGATGAACCAAAAAAAGGAGCTGGGTGAAGCTACCTCCTATTTTGCTCTACGTTTTCcctaagtattccaagtttgtttGAGCCTATACattgtgaaatgtgttttgttattatgAAACCGGTTAACGTCGAATAGACGCGATTTATATGGGTAATGATTTTAGATAGAAACGAATTGAgcaaattacaaaattacaaGGCCCGGTCAGACCGACTTACGAATATGCAACGGAGAAAAACGCacaaaaatgcagattttgattATCCGGTGATTAAATTACCTGCTTTGCCGCTCAAGATTCTCGCAAAAGGTGTGTGAAGCGTAGGAAACACACAATGACCGCACAAGTACAGGTGCTATAACGGGAAAAAACGAACGTTTAACGGAAATGTACCTGATAATTAACGGTCGGCTAACGGATATGACTGTGCGAGTAAAGGACTTCTACCGGATAAAACGGCAGTGAAATGCATTAGTACCGGACAAAACGTTCGCCCAACGTGAGAGAAACGGAAAAGTACCGAACACCAACGTACAACGTACAACGATGAAAAAGTAGGGCACATCCTCAGAATCATGTAGCAAAACTTCAGGTTCTGGCAGGTTAAGGTCTCCGTTCTCAGCTGCTGCCTTCAGGTCGGAATCGTTCCACAACTGGGCATCGGATGCAGCAACACGGCCTCCAATGTCAGCCCAGACGAACTTGTACTCAGAATCCTACAGGGCTAGCAGGACAACGGTTAAGTACTTCTTGTAATTAAAATACGTAGACCCGGATCTTGGTGGACATTTGCAAGCAATATGTTCGCCATCAATAGCACCAAGAGTATGGGGGATATTCCAGCTGTCCCTGAAGCCGTCCGCTAATCGCGTGCAATCGGCAGCTGTTGTTGGCAACGGCATCACCTCGTCAGCATACTCATCTATGACTGCTCTACAGACCTGACTCGTAAAAGATAACAGTATAATAAGCTCGCGTGGATTATAAGTGTATGACACATGTAGTAGATAATCCATGACTTTTAGCGAGTGGatgataaagtaaaaatacactactttataaaatgttcttataactgtgtgcatttcaagATATGCGCACAAGACAGTACTAATTACAATATACAATTTAGAAGGTTAGTGTTGTAATGCGCGCACTCATCTATTTGCCTTTTATCCTATACCAATAACTTAACacaatgcaattcatataaactGATGCTAGACgtagacattaaaatatataaaaatattaaaatgactaacagaagccttttttaaatttattttaacactatAGTAAATTAAGCGGTACTTATTTTTAGCacgagaagagaaatagtgttgtgggGTACCCTCCAGCCGAATCGCATATCACGGTACTTTGAACCAGACACAAGATGCCGCAGCGCAATTGATAGCTTCATCCCTGGTTCAATTGGAAGTCTGTAGTTGTTGCGCTGTTTCGTTATCCTTTGGCTCactcgtgcgagaatctcatcAAACATCTCGGTTGGCACTCTCATGGAGTTGACAGATGCGAAATGGATCTCTTGAACAATGCTATACAaactaccggtacatgtaccgcttgtaattggtatatcacgtgtgttatgtatcttgaacacggGTATACAAACTACCGGTGCACGTGGCGCTTGTCATTAATATCactcaggcgacatggatctcttgagcatgcgtatgtcaactaacggtacacgtgacgcttgccattaatatcacgcaggcgacatggatctcttgagcatgcgtatgtcaactaacggtacacgtgacgcttgccatgaacatcacgcaggcgacatggatctcttgtgcatgcgtatgtcaactatcGGTACACTTGACGCttgtcattaatatcacgcaggcgacatggatctcttgagcattcgtatgtcaactaacggtacacgtgacgcttgccattaatatcacgcaggcgacatggatctcttgagcatgcgtatgtcaactaacggtacacgtgacgcttgccatgaacatcacgcaggcgacatggatctcttgtgcatgcgtatgtcaactaacggtacacgtgacgcttgccattaatatcacgcatgCGACATGGATCACTTGataatgcgtatgtcaactacccCTACACATGAAGattgccattaatatcacgcaggcgacatcgaTCTCATtaacatgcgtatgtcaactaacggtacacgtgacgctttatATTAATATCACGTATGTGACATGGATGTCTTGAACAAGGGTACGCCAACTAAAGGTATACGTGACGCTTGATATTACTATCacacaggcgacatggatctcttgaacaagGTAACACCAACtaccggtacacgtgacgcttgataTATCGCGTATGTGATATGGATTTCTTGAACAAAGGTACGCCAACTAAAGGTACACGTGGCGCTTGATATTTCTATCACACAGGCGACATCGATCTCTTGAACAAGGCTATatatgtaccgcttgtaattgatataacacgtgtgttatgtatcttgaacacgggtacacaaactactggtacacgtggcgcttgtcattaatatcacgcaggcgacatggatctcttgggcatgcgtatgtcaactaacggtacacgtgacgcttgccattaatatcacgcatgcgacatggatctcttgagcatgcgtatgtcaactaacggtacacgtgacgcttgccatgaacatcacgcaggcgacatggatctcttgtgcatgcgtatgtcaactatcGGTACACTTGACGCTTGTcatgaacatcacgcaggcgacatggatctcttgagcatgcgtatgtcaactaacggtacacgtgacgcttgccatgaacatcactCAGGCGACACGGATCTCttgggcatgcgtatgtcaaccgcCGTTACAAGTGACGCTCGTCATTAATATCAAAGTACTAgtacatgtaccgcttgtaattgatatCACACGTGcgttatgtatcttgaacatgggtatacaaactactggtacacgtggcgcttgttatgtcacgcatgcgacatggatctcttgaatatgcgtatataaaccacCGATACACGTGACGCTTGAATGATATCACGCATGCGACATTGTTCACTTGAACATGACTATGCCAACTAAGGTACAATTGTCTCTTGTAATAGATATTACTTGAACATGGGTATGCGAACTATCTATGTACGTGCCGCTTGTACTTGATATGGCACATGAATTTATGTAACATTTGTATGAAACTACCGGTAAATGTACCGCTTGTAATCGTGTCACCAGTTATAACAATGTTTAACCGTATAGTAAATCtcattgtcatttttaaaaccTAGATATGCCCGATACACCAGTCACTCGTGTCAACCTGTTCACTTGAAggaaagttgtaatttgtattgatatgGCTCCTTTGAGGTAAGAATAATAACACATTGTATGCATAATAGTTATATTGATCAAAAAGTGAAACAACATGATACCACCATACATAACATtacaaaaactgtatacaaatacgaatatttatttgcagTCAGGCCACAGGGCCATAATACatagtttaatttcataattatataaaataacctgAATAGTTAAAGAAAACAAAGTCATATGATGCAACACGCATGCACTTTCGTAGAACAAATGCTGCTATACATTATAATACCACCAAAACAAGGATTACCTTATAATTAACTACCTATAACATGTAAGCATGCAAAATAGTAACATACTTATAAAGTAACCTAAGAATCAGtattttttatcagatataaataaacaatgcaatacaAGCATGCAGAATTAAAATGACAGCTAATTTGCATGATAATTACGTAGTTGTTATATATTAGCatgcacatacacacattttgcaatcaaaaatatgtgcttgtcaTTTTCATCGGCCATTAACATATTGAACAAACCAAAGTTTCCATTTCATTCAAACACTGCGGAATAAACAAATCATATCTGTGTTATATAATGGGCACTGCATAAACACAGGGTACTCATCTTCTACATGATAAACctgtcgcataagacaaaatttacagtatctatgatcacgtatataacatacaacaagaatatcagtgaaactgatggatgctcctcGATGATGCGctatgtcaatctatgtgttaataaccaccttaaaaaattctattattagcctcggtgacattgaccccagtgacctcaaacctcatcaaaaggaagaggtcatgcaaggtacctacatgccaaatatgaaagagatcgttaaagtattgaatgtgctatgagaaactgtgacaaaagtgtgacggaaaaatctattattagccttggtgaccttgaccccagtgacctcatcaaatggttaaggtccatgcaaggtacctacatgccaaatatgaaagagatcggtaaacaattgaaggtgctatgggaAACTAGtgaggaaggacaaactggaaaCTATATGCTCCGGCGAAATTGTATTTCGGGAGCATAACAATtaggaaaaatatgaaaaataacgaATTTCAAGAATAAATGCTACAACAGAATCAGGAACACTGATAATAAAATTGCTTTTGTAAGGTGCATGAAGACAGCGAAATGAATACTGCAAATCATACAAGTCACAGAACATATCATTGacaatttttcataaatgattCAGCTATAAAGGTGCCATGATGACACTATATCGCTCATCTGACTGTTGCTTTTGTCTATAAACTTGAACTCTCTTCCTGGCCCTTTAAAAGAAGTGTTCACTATGAGCAAATAAGGACAAATTTGCCTGTGAGTTGGGTATAGCATCTTTTGAAATTTACGGAGGAGGTCAACCAGACGATGttttatgccaaatatataagctttccttttggttgccatcgcaaccagatttatgcatggaatgcatttcatttaacaactttgATAGAGGTTCATGCAAGAAAACTCGTGCCATGATTCATTAAAATTGGCACAGAGGTTAGATGTTGTTTAAGTAGAAAATGTTGACCCATGACGGACCAAGACcattcacaatagctcaccctgagcactttatgctcagttgagatataaacacaaaacaattattgcataataatacatagtaTGTGTTTACTCGCTCagtctttaaatagaaaaaagcaTCAAAAGATGCAACAGTAAGTATTCAAAGTTCAGATGAACTTAAAATTATAGATCATTTAAGTATCAAATTAAACTAACCCAGCTAAAGCAATTCttatcttttttcatatgataattttttcttcttattccattcagttatttaaaaagaattgtaGGTAAAAGCAATAGTGTGACTGTGACATCTGACGGGCCGACCTTTTAATGCACTGTATAAAGCTGTTgaattgttcacatatttcaGAATTTACAGATTCAAAGCCTTGAAGTCTGCTAGCTGTAAAAGCACGAGAACATTTGTGGGAGTAGCCAtggaaaatgtcatgaaaaaaatgttcatttttatagtATCCACTTTCTCTGTTTAGGCAATATTCTTGTAAATTACATGCAAAGTCATAAAACACGTCTTGTGGAGGGGTTTCTAAATAGCTATAGAGTGATAATGCGGGATCTTTTCTTCCTTCTGCCCCAGTCATGTGGAAACCATAGCAATGTCCATGGTCTGCACAGAACCAAAGAAATAATGTTGATGTTCCTCGAGCAGAAGTTTCAACTTTAGAATAAAGCTTTTGACATTTTTCAAATTCTAAAGTCGTATCGTCATGGTctatatttcttttaacacagcTATCATTGTCAATGGAAAACTTTCTTACACTTCTTAACTTTAACCcagattcattaaaataataggCCCTTCCAAACTTTTCAGGATTGTATGTGCCCAGTTGAGGTACAGGTGGTTCTGGTTCAGTAACTTGCAATGACATTGATTCATTAAttagatattgcaaaaataatctaATGTCATCAGGCAATATTTCATTGTTGCTTATTACAGACTCGCAAATTAAATCACTTAGTTCAGGTGCAAACGAACGAGTTTCATTAACAATACTATTAAATCGATCATTTTCAATATTGGGGCTATTTAATAATAGTTGAATTTTGTAACAATATGCAGGGGGTACAAGGCTTGTAATGGACGCTGTTGTGGCTagcatttttaaaacatttgaatatgcAACTCGTTCATTATCACTCATTTGATAAAATCTTTCGAAGGAACCCAAAACTTCAGAGGGCAGTGCTTGTTTTAACAACTCGATACGGTCCAATAATTCCCTCTCTGGAataattttattctctttaatttCATTCAGTTCTTTCCGAGCAATGTAATCTAAAGAAGTTCGAAGGTTAATCATTTCTTGTTTGTCAATTCcattcaaattttcaaaaaaacatcTATCCATTCTACGATGCAGCGTATTATTAATGCCCAAAGCATGGTTTGTTTCTGTAATTTCCTCATAATTTGAATTCCGAAATCCAACCCCTACTTTTGTACCATCACAGCACAATCTCTTAGGACCATAACCACATACACCACAGGGTATATGGAAATCTATTTTCATGTTTGAAGCCCAACTgaaccaaaaattaaaaaaaactgtttgatcCATAAACCTAGCCTTATTGTGGCGAGTTTTATACATCTCATTTTTAAACTGGCAGTAAGAGGAAAAAGTGCAACTAGAATTCATAACCATAGATACAAAATCCCACCCTATTTCATCTCCTGCTGCTGTATCCCtacttaatacatgtaaacaatctAAGTCCCCTTCATCCCAAAGAATTCTGCATGGCTTACTAATTGAATTATAGCATTCACGTATATGAATGTCACATTTTACAGGTgcaaaatttgtgtaaatatttaatgtcCTTTGTCTTTCGTGTATGGTCAGTCCATTTTCACTGTAATTATCGTCATCTTCTCGCTTGAGCCAACCGCTTCCACAGGGACCGGTATTGTCTGGAATATCTGGAAATAATACAGGTCCTTTTAGGCAGCCATCTGAACATCGAACAAGGTTAGAATCATTCCACTGATCACGTTTTATGATACTTTTCCTTAACTCATTATTGTCTTTAAGTCTGGGAGAATGTTTACTTCTACACTTAAAATTCCAAAGTCCAGATTCCTCATTGAAGTTATTGTATGCAGCAGTACTTAATGTAACCGAAACAGGCATTTCATCATCAATATTGTCATCAAATAACTGCtgttcttcatcatcattgttatcaatatttgtatgaattaaatcttcccacatgtgagtatatgatttaaataagtttaagtgcCTACAAACCTTCGAATTTAGTAAAGTACTTATATTTCTCTTATAACCaaccagacaggccaaaaacaatatattccgATCATTTGATCTTGGGGCATACAAATAGAAAATGGTCAATATATGAGATAATAATTTCAAACTAGCACCTTCCTCAAATTACCCTAAccacacatataatatatatatatatatttatttatttatagaacattaacaAGGTTAAAATTCCTCTGATTAAGGAACTTGCCcactaatattgtttattataaggCAGGAATATCTCACCAGTCCAGGGTTAAGTTCAACGTCATTTGAAAGAATAAGAAGAAGCTGTGAAGTGTCTACATCTTGTTGGGGCGTCTCGTCAGTGTCTCGTTGGAAAAAGAAGTGGGATGGCACATTGACTTGATCTTCATTTGCGGCGTTGTCATCTTGTTGGGGCGTCTCTTCAGTGTCTCGGTGGCAATGGATGTTGGATGGCACGTTGATTTCATCTTCCTATAATAGAATAACCCTTCCTTTAATACAATACTTACTagacaaacaagactattgccaagcaatgtatgtcccctacaggttccaccattatcagatttttttggattttttttttcattatatatatttgttgccatatcaaccagaaattttgatgaggaacaaaatgaaatgacgtacataatgtccatattgccatatatccatgtttcaagaaaaaatatgaagaacttttaaagttatcgcaggatccagaaaaagtgacagactcacagaatgacggacacacagagcgcaaaccataagtcccctcaggttAAACTGTTAGGGGagaaaaagtattatattttttcattcaaaatcttaagagtatatttacataacataaagcTATACAACAATATGTGTTCCATTTAAAAACCTGATTGAAAAGTGTGTCAGGCCTATCAACTTTCCACGATGAATGCTTCGTTATAAAATGGTCGAGCAGGGCATCTTCAGATGAACAGCACACCCTGCAGTTTCGGCAATTGTAGCAAGGGACCTAAAAAATACCACACAGCCTGAGGATTCTAAAATCGCATCTCagtaatatttgtgaaaaactcatggaaattgaaacaaaacaaaaacatgtaccaCAATTGGTTCATACTTTAGAACATCTTTACATTATAATGAATTCAATACAGGCCCAGGACTGGTCCTGAAAAGCTTGCACATGGAAGACTTACATACACCAAAACCCCGCTTAACAGGTTATTGGTGATAATCAATTATACCTGAATTGTAAGAATACCAGCTATTTAGACTAATTTTATAAGGTTCTTTGTGTCGTCTTTAAAGCTTGGTTTTACTGTATTTGTAGAACATCTAAATGACCATACATGAAAGGatgaatgtgtgttttaaagGATCTTCTTGAACAAGTTTTGTTTATCTGACAAGAAAGAATACTTTCTGTCATTGATTTACCTGTTTGTTCTTCTTTTTCGTCATGGTAGGTTTCTCCCTTTTAACCTTACCAGTCTTGACTTCCATCTTCTTGCGTTTCTGAAAAGTTATTATGCTATCAGTCCATATTACCAGTACAAATGCTACAAATTACTACCggttatataatttgaaaagcgTATACCTTTGAAGATGATTTGAAATAATGTGAATACATCCCTTTCATTAAATTCattctttttaatgaaaacataaaatttgtttatagcATTGTGCCATGCTATCAGATCAATTGGCATGCTACAAATATAGTGTCATATAAACAGGGCAATCATTGTCTTTCATGCTTGAACCAATTACTATATTATGATACATACAAATAGGACACAGATGAATCAAACACACATTCTgctgatttatattaaaatcaaagtaatgaaaatacctatgaaagaaatatttatgtaaattgtcaAGATGGAAAGTGTTAAAAAGTATGGAGCATATCGTCATAAAATTAGTACCAAGCATAAGCCATTCAACTTGTATGCAGGCAGGAAAACAGCCACATCTTCAGTAATGTCAAGGTAAATAAATCCACTGCAGCATGACCTTTAATGCTTGACGAAAAAACAGGATCATTAATGCAGTGTCTGTGAATGCACaatcatgtaaaattaatattcattcagGCTAAAAATTGCCATccagtaaaaaagggaaactatgtctgaactatatttttgttgtccCGGACAATATTGGACGACCACTAATTCCAATGACcgtcaatataaaactaacaaaacgaTTAAACCTATTTGACATGAAACTAACAAGAGAGTTACTGCAGTAATAGCATTCATGCAGcaagtttttatataaaacaagagcaccgcataacgggtgccatgctcggctgcaaaagcttgtcagagtgaacttgatctttgacctagtgacctaaaatgggtgtggtgtgaagaactcatcaaggtgcatatacatatgaagtttcaaagttgaaggtggaagcactttgattttagagccaatgataaggttttagcacgacgccggtggacgacgagcaggctataacaatacctcgggttttctccgaaaacagcctcgctaataaatatTGTTGGGGTGTCTAAAAATAAAGCAACAATGAGTGCCTTATGTTggcatatgtttatgttgtatgtaattcCATTAAGAAAGGTGATTTTTATGAAACTACTTAAGAATGCATTACATTTATTTATCTgaaattaacagtattttttaccTTCTTTCCATACCTTTGACATTTCTGGTTGCAGACCTCTTAGCTCTGGCTGTGACAACCTGAGAatgaattgtgtgtgtgaaaatatggaaaacaaaattatataaactaactagtttattttttatacaattacagAATGTTATGTTCTGATATAACTGAATGGTTATGACATCAACTCTGTGGTCTGGCTTTCACACAAAGACATCTGTTGAACTTTTCATGTTTACCACTTAATGACAAACAATGCCTTAGATGATTAAAGGCATTGCTTTAAAAGTATAGGACCTGCAGTCCAACTATTGCCTTACAGCTACCAATAATGAAGGGCATTATGGTGCTGATCAGGGGCAAAAAGGCGAGGCTAAAAAGAGACATGACAGGGTGCCCAGCTTTACGGCTCttgacataacattaatttataggCTGTAACAAGCCATATGAGCAATCAATACTGGATTGCAAtcactttataaatgttcattaagaATGATGAAATATCTGTACGATTAAATGCATAGAAAAGTTACCGTTATTTTATGTGTCTGAGGCTTAATGTCCCTGGGAACTGGTACTTCACTTGCATCCACCTTGTCTTGAATCTCTGGTTGAGCTCCCTACAATTTATTTAACCATAATACaggtattatacttttttttaaacggcttattttaatcaaaaatataaacattacagcaaaatcaaattgttatgaatatttgtaggtggaagcgctttgattttagagtcaatgttaaggttttagcctgACGCAGAATTGCAGTTTTGTGCATAAATCACATTTGCTTATGGCTCATAAATGCAGTCCACTTTGTTGTAGCACTAAACTCACAGTCTGCACAATATACGAAAAGAGTGCTATGGTGCTGTCATGCTCCTGAACCGGTACTTCCGTGGCTGAGAGAGCTGGCCATTCTGTAGGATCTTGAACAGCAGCCTCCACACACAGCTGGTTTGGCAGGTCGTCCTGTATGGATGCTAAACACCTCCTAGCCCCTTCAGCACTCAGATGTAGTCCATCATGGGACAAGTACAGGgacttcttaaaattaaattttgattatagATAGTTACCGtactaatttgttttaaacataactaaGATATTAAAGCAGCAAATTAAATGAACTGGTTTCCCTCaacgaatgaaaaaatattttagtttcaatcAATTAGAGTGTACAACTCTGAACTGACCAAAATGATCATCCTGACGAAACTTATGCAAGAActtctaaaaaaatgataatacatgtttattttttaatttcattaacttCCATATTACAGCACAGACAGATATCTTTAATTATGGGGCTTTACGTCTAGAGCTGAAACCAACAAAACGTGCAAGTGTACCACCACAAAGTAATAcatctattttaaaattcatgatatttcatgtaaaagttATTAAGAAACCAGTAATTGCAACAAAACTGCTCAATGAGTCAATTTTCACCAATTAAGGGGGCATATCTCTTGAGCAAAGAAGGATGTCTGAACAGAATTTGGGATTGGTCCACCGCAGTATAatgatgcatatatttattttaagtttcatgatgatgaaattccatgcaacagttgctgagaaacttcctatttcactctagatctttccctataCCTGTTTAGTTGCTCCATAGTCCATGTATCTCACAGAAGGCACATGGTGACTCAGTTCCCACAGCATGCTGTTTGCGCTCCTTATCCACTGGCAGTAGTTCCTCAACTGTGCCCCTGAGAGTGGCCATCGGGGAAACATTCTCACATCAAAATCACGTGGAAGAATCACGCAAAGCACCACGTGTATTTCAGTGCACACACTGAATACAACATCAAGGATCTCCGTCACACAactaaaaataacaagcaaattcattgaattgatataccctgccaatatgcttctggacacaaaagtgttatatttgacactaaagaagcattttttaagaaacaaagggccataactctgctattaacagatggtgtacgatgccatttggcctgcatcatcctcttatccatacatatactcataccaagtttcaatgaaatccgccaaagcacttctaagatatggctccggacacaaaagtgctggacggacagatggaaagacagacggacagacaaccccaaaacaatatccctcctcctatggcAAGGGATAATAAGGTAATGGTATTAGTTGCTCATTGTATTATCTTCCcatcacaaacaattattaaatagagatgtgttcgtcagaaacacaatgccccatattgcgccgctttgtatttttttatttttacctttgaccttgaaggatgaccttgaacttccaccactcaaaatgtgcagcttcatgagatacacgtgcacaccaaatatcaagttgctatcttcaatattgaaaaagttatggccaatgttaaagttttcagacggacagacgccatatatttgacatttgaccttgaaggatgaccttt contains:
- the LOC127850246 gene encoding uncharacterized protein LOC127850246 isoform X1, which encodes MSGCYDILYLHLGSNDVCCKDSDFYLCVTEILDVVFSVCTEIHVVLCVILPRDFDVRMFPRWPLSGAQLRNYCQWIRSANSMLWELSHHVPSVRYMDYGATKQKSLYLSHDGLHLSAEGARRCLASIQDDLPNQLCVEAAVQDPTEWPALSATEVPVQEHDSTIALFSYIVQTGAQPEIQDKVDASEVPVPRDIKPQTHKITVVTARAKRSATRNVKGMERRSCCSGFIYLDITEDVAVFLPAYKLNGLCLKRKKMEVKTGKVKREKPTMTKKKNKQVPCYNCRNCRVCCSSEDALLDHFITKHSSWKVDRPDTLFNQEDEINVPSNIHCHRDTEETPQQDDNAANEDQVNVPSHFFFQRDTDETPQQDVDTSQLLLILSNDVELNPGLVRYSCLIINNISGQVP
- the LOC127850246 gene encoding uncharacterized protein LOC127850246 isoform X2, producing the protein MSGCYDILYLHLGSNDVCCKDSDFYLCVTEILDVVFSVCTEIHVVLCVILPRDFDVRMFPRWPLSGAQLRNYCQWIRSANSMLWELSHHVPSVRYMDYGATKQKSLYLSHDGLHLSAEGARRCLASIQDDLPNQLCVEAAVQDPTEWPALSATEVPVQEHDSTIALFSYIVQTGAQPEIQDKVDASEVPVPRDIKPQTHKITVVTARAKRSATRNVKGMERRSCCSGFIYLDITEDVAVFLPAYKLNGLCLEDEINVPSNIHCHRDTEETPQQDDNAANEDQVNVPSHFFFQRDTDETPQQDVDTSQLLLILSNDVELNPGLVRYSCLIINNISGQVP